One window of the Rosa rugosa chromosome 3, drRosRugo1.1, whole genome shotgun sequence genome contains the following:
- the LOC133739914 gene encoding zinc transporter 4, chloroplastic-like, whose product MSFLQDLWLFLAPPDFPHKLSDSFLQSMATSACDAAESDSCRDDAEALNLKFVAIASILLAGVIGIAIPLVGKNRSVLRTDGSLFVGAKAFAAGVILATGFVHMLSGGSDALNSPCLPEFPWSKFPFSGFFAMMASLATLLVDFVGTQYYERKQGLARPTEDQVRVGSDDSRPGLESGIVSAQKESNGTIFGEEEGGRGMHIVGMHAHAAHHRHSHPQDACDGHVTEPGHVDSGHAHGHGHSHGFGDDDEDTGVRHVVVSQILELGIVSHSVIIGLSLGVSQSPCTIRPLVAALSFHQFFEGFALGGCISQAQFRNRSAAIMACFFAITTPLGIGVGIAISSSYNPNSAGALVTEGILDSMSAGILVYMALVDLIAADFLSKRMSCNFRLQILSYCLLFLGAGSMSLLAIWA is encoded by the exons ATGTCATTCCttcag GATCTTTGGCTCTTCCTCGCCCCTCCGGATTTCCCACACAAACTCTCAG ACTCCTTCTTACAGTCCATGGCCACCTCCGCCTGCGACGCCGCCGAGTCGGATTCCTGCCGGGACGACGCGGAGGCGCTCAATCTCAAGTTCGTCGCCATCGCTTCCATTCTCCTCGCCGGAGTGATCGGAATTGCCATTCCTCTGGTCGGGAAGAACCGGAGCGTTCTCCGCACGGACGGCAGCCTCTTCGTCGGAGCGAAAGCCTTCGCCGCCGGAGTCATTCTCGCCACCGGATTCGTGCACATGCTCTCCGGCGGTTCCGACGCGCTTAACAGCCCGTGCCTGCCGGAGTTTCCATGGTCGAAGTTCCCCTTCTCTGGATTCTTCGCCATGATGGCATCGCTTGCCACCTTGCTCGTTGACTTCGTGGGCACCCAGTACTACGAGCGCAAACAGGGCCTGGCCCGGCCCACCGAGGACCAAGTTCGAGTCGGGTCGGACGACTCGAGACCGGGTCTCGAGTCGGGTATTGTCTCGGCCCAAAAGGAATCGAATGGCACGATTTTTGGGGAAGAGGAAGGCGGTCGTGGGATGCACATTGTGGGAATGCATGCCCACGCGGCGCACCATCGACACAGCCACCCTCAGGACGCATGTGACGGGCACGTGACCGAACCGGGTCATGTGGATTCGGGTCACGCCCACGGGCATGGCCATTCCCACGGCTTCGGTGATGATGACGAGGATACTGGTGTCCGCCACGTCGTCGTTTCACAG ATTTTGGAACTTGGGATTGTATCACATTCTGTGATCATTGGGTTGTCACTGGGAGTGTCACAGAGCCCATGTACCATAAGGCCCTTAGTTGCAGCACTGTCCTTCCATCAGTTCTTTGAAGGTTTTGCACTTGGAGGCTGCATATCACAAGCCCAATTCAGGAACCGATCTGCAGCGATAATGGCTTGTTTTTTCGCCATAACAACTCCACTAGGTATTGGTGTTGGGATCGCAATTTCTTCATCCTACAACCCGAACAGTGCAGGAGCTCTGGTCACTGAAGGCATCTTGGATTCCATGTCTGCTGGTATTCTGGTCTACATGGCCTTGGTGGACCTAATTGCTGCTGACTTTCTGAGCAAGAGGATGAGCTGCAATTTTCGGCTTCAAATTCTGTCTTATTGCTTGCTATTTCTTGGAGCTGGGTCGATGTCTTTGCTTGCAATTTGGGCTTAG
- the LOC133735178 gene encoding putative F-box/LRR-repeat protein 23, with amino-acid sequence MDILETAQKMCAKWYKTCKDPIMWRIIDMGNDYYMDFRNCWPLYWYSLCKSAIGRCCGNLVDINIENFGTNSLLCCLAERSSGLKRLRLVGCHEITDEGFRAVALRFPLLEDLDITLDEDILHETLALVGRTCPLLKSLKLNKLFGDYQNIPEHNDCALAIAGTMHGLHHLMLFRNQMSNEGLCAILDGCPHLESLDLRRCLNLTLEGDVGRRCVERIQKLRLPLDSIEDIDPSYNVDN; translated from the exons ATGGATATCCTGGAGACCGCTCAAAAAATGTGCGCAAAGTGGTACAAAACCTGCAAGGACCCAATAATGTGGCGCATCATTGACATGGGCAATGACTATTATATGGATTTTCGCAATTGCTGGCCCTTGTACTGGTATAGCTTGTGTAAAAGTGCCATTGGACGTTGCTGTGGTAATTTGGTTGATATCAATATCGAGAACTTTGGCACCAATTCTCTCCTCTGCTGTCTTGCTGAGAG GTCAAGTGGACTCAAACGCCTTCGTTTAGTGGGTTGTCATGAAATTACAGATGAGGGATTCCGTGCAGTGGCTTTGAGATTTCCATTATTGGAGGACCTTGACATTACATTGGATGAGGACATCTTACATGAAACTCTAGCATTGGTTGGGCGCACATGCCCTCTTTTGAAATCACTGAAGTTGAACAAACTGTTCGGAGATTACCAAAATATACCTGAGCATAATGATTGTGCACTTGCTATAGCAGGAACGATGCACGGGTTACACCACCTCATGCTTTTCAGGAATCAAATGAGTAATGAAGGGTTGTGTGCAATTCTTGATGGTTGTCCTCATCTTGAGTCACTTGATTTGCGACGGTGCTTGAATCTTACATTGGAGGGAGATGTGGGTAGAAGATGTGTCGAGCGAATTCAAAAGTTAAGGCTTCCCCTGGATTCCATCGAGGACATAGACCCCTCATACAATGTGGATAATTAA
- the LOC133738006 gene encoding putative F-box/LRR-repeat protein 22 codes for MVTFAIAGTMHGLHHLMLLGNEMTNEGLSAILDGCPHLESLDLRQCLNLTLEVNLGRRCVERIQKKFVYWISLFVTLLTYATKTFHRSRGIRRLRLLNCSGVSSEGLAEVALKLLLLEELDITLCANISHEAIRVNKKNALFPFKEYNGDAFAIAETMRGLHHLQLFGNKLRDDGLRNILDSCPHLCSLDLRHCFTLNLDGDLDRICAERIEKLWLSPYDSAEGKDFVASIEYWL; via the exons ATGGTAACATTTGCTATAGCAGGAACGATGCACGGGTTACACCACCTCATGCTTCTTGGGAATGAAATGACTAATGAAGGGTTGAGTGCAATTCTTGATGGTTGTCCTCATCTTGAGTCACTTGATTTGCGACAGTGTTTGAATCTGACATTGGAGGTAAATCTGGGTAGAAGATGCGTCGAACGAATTCAAAAG AAATTTGTTTACTGGATTTCTTTATTTGTGACATTGCTAACATATGCAACGAAAACATTTCATAGATCAAGGGGAATCAGGCGCCTCCGACTATTGAATTGCAGTGGAGTATCAAGTGAGGGATTGGCTGAAGTGGCTCTGAAACTTCTGTTGTTGGAGGAACTTGACATTACTCTATGCGCTAACATCTCACATGAAGCTATAAGAGTG AACAAAAAAAATgcactttttccttttaaagaGTACAATGGAGACGCATTTGCTATAGCAGAAACAATGAGAGGTTTACACCACCTCCAGCTTTTTGGGAATAAGTTGAGAGATGATGGCTTGAGAAATATTCTTGATTCTTGTCCCCATCTTTGTTCCCTTGATCTACGACACTGTTTTACTCTTAATCTGGACGGAGACTTGGATAGAATTTGTGCTGAACGAATTGAAAAACTGTGGCTTTCCCCATATGATTCCGCCGAGGGCAAAGATTTTGTTGCTAGTATTGAATATTGGCTTTAA
- the LOC133738039 gene encoding pathogen-associated molecular patterns-induced protein A70, whose translation MFEESVSSLPSIWASMNSWLTPTVLFLLLQLMIGTIFIASSLGTQKHHDHDHDHHQQQQQQQGLARSPSVLQRFKSINFYAYRSPEPATNYEKPPESETHFAFPHAQEVEQPKLPRSPSILERLQSFKSQFHFPKESSPLQPRDFAVPEPHFSTYEHSHEDEDDEESEEEAGEAEELDEDQFEAEEEGEEKEQTLDEIYSQLDLQDHHVSRTTSDTKPASGDVPAKLPKKMKKSASAKSAFAHFEADDIVESRRPATVKEKKAKAAEDDAEVDSKADDFINRFKQQLKLQRLDSIIRYKDMVYRGSDK comes from the coding sequence ATGTTTGAGGAATCTGTATCCTCCCTACCCTCAATTTGGGCCTCCATGAACAGCTGGTTAACCCCAACtgttctcttcctcctcctccagctCATGATTGGCACCATCTTCATTGCTTCCAGCTTAGGCACCCAGAAGCACCACGACCACGACCACGACCAccaccagcagcagcagcagcaacaaggCTTGGCGAGGTCTCCCTCTGTTTTGCAGCGGTTCAAATCCATCAACTTCTACGCCTACAGATCTCCGGAACCGGCCACGAATTATGAAAAACCACCTGAATCCGAGACCCATTTCGCCTTCCCCCACGCCCAGGAGGTGGAACAGCCCAAACTCCCCAGATCTCCTTCCATTCTGGAGCGGCTCCAGTCCTTCAAGTCCCAGTTCCACTTCCCGAAAGAGTCCAGCCCGCTACAGCCCCGAGATTTCGCAGTCCCGGAACCCCATTTCAGTACTTACGAGCACTCTCATGAAGACGAAGACGACGAAGAGTCGGAAGAGGAGGCAGGAGAGGCTGAAGAGTTGGATGAGGACCAATTCGAAGCCGAAGAAGAAGGTGAGGAGAAAGAGCAGACCCTGGACGAGATTTACAGCCAGCTAGATCTGCAGGACCACCACGTCAGCAGGACGACATCGGACACCAAGCCGGCTTCCGGCGACGTACCCGCGAAGCTgccgaagaagatgaagaagtcGGCCAGCGCCAAGTCGGCATTTGCTCATTTCGAGGCGGACGACATCGTGGAGAGCCGCCGGCCGGCGACCGTGAAGGAGAAGAAGGCAAAGGCGGCGGAGGACGACGCGGAGGTGGATTCGAAAGCCGATGACTTCATCAACAGGTTCAAGCAGCAGCTGAAGCTGCAGAGGCTGGACTCGATCATTAGGTACAAGGACATGGTTTACAGAGGAAGCGATAAGTGA
- the LOC133738040 gene encoding uncharacterized protein LOC133738040 isoform X1, translating into MVTQQFVIKGKRRRIWGGAFLCWILLMLVTPKISHSPNNHHYADMRNFLGVPNTLNVITSFPFLVVGVLGFVLCVQGGFFNISLPGEVWGWALFYAGIAGLAFGSAYYHLKPDDSRVTWDTLPMMIAFSSLFSSFIVERAGERIGLSCLFALLVIAVLSTAYERTCNDIRLYMMFQLIPCIAIPGMTFVFPPKYTHSRYWLWAAGAYILSKFEAFADMKIYHANQYTISGHSLEHLCLVIVPVLLSIMLLHRNRKCQSGLDDRIGTFKQCL; encoded by the exons ATGGTAACTCAACAGTTTGTGATTAAAGGAAAGAGAAGGCGCATATGGGGAGGAGCTTTTCTCTGTTGGATTCTGTTAATGTTGGTCACTCCCAAAATTTCTCACTCCCCAAATAACCATCACTATGCTGACATGCGCAATTTCCTTG GAGTGCCCAACACATTGAATGTGATCACCAGTTTCCCATTCTTGGTTGTTGgggttctgggttttgttctGTGTGTCCAAGGAGGCTTTTTCAATATCAG TTTGCCAGGTGAAGTTTGGGGTTGGGCACTGTTCTATGCAGGAATAGCAGGGCTGGCTTTTGGGTCTGCTTATTATCATTTGAAGCCTGATGATAGTAGAGTGACTTGGGATACCTTGCCG ATGATGATCGCATTCTCCTCGCTTTTCTCTAGTTTTATAGTGGAGAGAGCGGGAGAGAGAATTGGCTTAAGTTGTCTATTTGCACTCCTCGTTATTGCGGTTCTTAGTACTGCTTATGAGAG AACATGCAATGATATCAGATTGTACATGATGTTCCAATTGATTCCATGTATAGCAATTCCAGGAATGACATTTGTGTTCCCACCCAAATATACTCACTCAAGATATTGGCTTTGGGCAGCAG GGGCTTACATTCTCTCCAAATTTGAAGCTTTTGCTGACATGAAAATATACCATGCAAATCAGTACACTATCAGTGGGCACTCTTTGGAGCATTTGTGTTTAGTAATCGTCCCTGTTCTGCTCAGTATTATGCTCCTGCACAGAAACAGGAAATGTCAAAG TGGGCTTGATGACAGAATAGGGACCTTTAAACAATGTTTGTGA
- the LOC133738040 gene encoding uncharacterized protein LOC133738040 isoform X2, whose amino-acid sequence MVTQQFVIKGKRRRIWGGAFLCWILLMLVTPKISHSPNNHHYADMRNFLGVPNTLNVITSFPFLVVGVLGFVLCVQGGFFNISLPGEVWGWALFYAGIAGLAFGSAYYHLKPDDSRVTWDTLPMMIAFSSLFSSFIVERAGERIGLSCLFALLVIAVLSTAYERTCNDIRLYMMFQLIPCIAIPGMTFVFPPKYTHSRYWLWAAGAYILSKFEAFADMKIYHANQYTISGHSLEHLCLVIVPVLLSIMLLHRNRKCQRIGTFKQCL is encoded by the exons ATGGTAACTCAACAGTTTGTGATTAAAGGAAAGAGAAGGCGCATATGGGGAGGAGCTTTTCTCTGTTGGATTCTGTTAATGTTGGTCACTCCCAAAATTTCTCACTCCCCAAATAACCATCACTATGCTGACATGCGCAATTTCCTTG GAGTGCCCAACACATTGAATGTGATCACCAGTTTCCCATTCTTGGTTGTTGgggttctgggttttgttctGTGTGTCCAAGGAGGCTTTTTCAATATCAG TTTGCCAGGTGAAGTTTGGGGTTGGGCACTGTTCTATGCAGGAATAGCAGGGCTGGCTTTTGGGTCTGCTTATTATCATTTGAAGCCTGATGATAGTAGAGTGACTTGGGATACCTTGCCG ATGATGATCGCATTCTCCTCGCTTTTCTCTAGTTTTATAGTGGAGAGAGCGGGAGAGAGAATTGGCTTAAGTTGTCTATTTGCACTCCTCGTTATTGCGGTTCTTAGTACTGCTTATGAGAG AACATGCAATGATATCAGATTGTACATGATGTTCCAATTGATTCCATGTATAGCAATTCCAGGAATGACATTTGTGTTCCCACCCAAATATACTCACTCAAGATATTGGCTTTGGGCAGCAG GGGCTTACATTCTCTCCAAATTTGAAGCTTTTGCTGACATGAAAATATACCATGCAAATCAGTACACTATCAGTGGGCACTCTTTGGAGCATTTGTGTTTAGTAATCGTCCCTGTTCTGCTCAGTATTATGCTCCTGCACAGAAACAGGAAATGTCAAAG AATAGGGACCTTTAAACAATGTTTGTGA
- the LOC133739526 gene encoding NDR1/HIN1-like protein 13, with the protein MTDRVYPSSKVATNGAANGATATTTAANPTATKPQPLRQPYRPQPQYRHRRNRRSNRSLCCCCCFWSILIFLIVALLAAIAGTALYVLYRPHRPEFTVTALKIGKLNLTDNPDGASSHLVTRFNLTIAPKNPNNHLSFAYDSFALTLSAANNDVVLGNGSIPAFFSDTKNFTSFRSIITTASDLDLESVKSLRSDLKRKGGVPMKLQMDTKVKVTVGGKLKSKKVGIRVTCQQIRGLAPKGKSPSVASVADSHCKVDLRIKIWRWTF; encoded by the coding sequence ATGACGGACAGAGTCTACCCGTCTTCCAAGGTGGCCACAAACGGCGCCGCGAACGGCGCCACCGCGACCACCACCGCCGCCAACCCCACAGCCACCAAGCCACAGCCTCTCCGGCAGCCGTACCGACCTCAGCCGCAGTACCGCCACCGCCGCAACCGCCGCAGCAACCGGAGtctctgctgctgctgctgcttctggTCGATACTGATATTCCTGATTGTGGCTCTCCTCGCCGCCATCGCCGGCACGGCCCTCTACGTCCTCTACCGTCCTCACCGCCCCGAGTTCACCGTCACGGCCCTCAAAATCGGGAAGCTCAACCTCACCGACAACCCCGACGGCGCCAGCTCACACCTTGTCACACGCTTCAACCTCACTATCGCTCCCAAAAACCCGAACAACCACCTCAGCTTCGCCTACGACTCCTTCGCGCTCACTCTCTCCGCCGCCAACAACGACGTCGTTCTCGGAAACGGCTCGATCCCGGCGTTCTTCAGCGACACGAAGAACTTCACGTCGTTCCGGTCGATCATCACCACGGCGAGTGACCTCGATTTGGAGTCGGTCAAGTCTCTGAGATCGGatctgaagcggaagggcgggGTTCCGATGAAGTTGCAGATGGACACCAAGGTGAAGGTGACGGTGGGAGGGAAATTGAAGAGCAAGAAGGTTGGGATTAGGGTTACGTGTCAGCAAATCAGAGGGTTAGCACCGAAAGGTAAGTCTCCGTCGGTGGCTTCTGTTGCTGACTCCCATTGCAAGGTTGATCTTCGGATCAAGATCTGGAGATGGACCTTTTAA
- the LOC133738997 gene encoding probable leucine-rich repeat receptor-like protein kinase At1g68400 yields MLRNQNLLSIFFFTLFFSLSLSNPSPEDKAALLAFKASSDRSNSLASWAESTDPCAGSWLGVTCNPKTRRVTKLVLENLNLTGSIQPLTGLDRLTVLSLNQNLLSSSLNLSFWPHLNHLYLSHNNLTGAIPAGISRLRHLRRLDLSHNQLSGEIPVAELTRLSKLLTLRLESNSLTGFGGSPPDASSAPFTDFNVSNNELAGKIPLFLEKFGAASFLGNEQLCGKPLPHDCPDPTAVKPPSLPPAEPEAKPHSKQAVLIGVSLMLGFLVIAGAVTRWRQRKRSDVVVVGGGNPKVANGCSYVKRHYGSRELKSGGSHRNGYGPRGRNGSVSGGPRESDEMVVLEGCHPGVGKVGDLLRASAELLGKGSVGATYKIMMNGCDDMVAVKRVRERRVHGKEVEAWLRIVGELKHSNIVSLRAYHNSNCELLLVYDFLPNGSLHSLLHGFRGPGRTPLDWSTRLKLAWGCAQGLAFIHGCEKGKLYHGHVNSSNILIDRMGNACVADNGLQQLLVAQSSSYNAYKAPELIMSSSFSPNKYTRKCDAYSFGVVLMEILTGRMAGEEGEMSLVEWVNRAVKKECSTWELFDFELLSDKEMEEEMWALLQVGLLCTATQPKDRPTMNMVRNMIEDIRNKGVREDGTKSILDDISFDTSSPSQSTP; encoded by the coding sequence ATGCTGCGAAACCAGAATCTcctctctatcttcttcttcacactcttcttctctctttctctctccaaccCAAGCCCAGAAGATAAAGCCGCCTTGCTCGCATTCAAAGCCTCCTCTGACCGCTCCAACTCCCTCGCCTCCTGGGCCGAATCCACCGACCCCTGCGCCGGGTCATGGCTCGGCGTCACGTGCAACCCGAAAACCCGTCGGGTCACTAAGCTCGTGCTCGAGAATCTCAACCTCACCGGTTCGATTCAGCCGCTCACCGGACTCGACCGCCTCACCGTCCTCAGCCTCAACCAAAACctcctctcctcctccctcAACCTCTCCTTCTGGCCCCACCTCAACCACCTCTACCTCTCTCACAATAACCTCACCGGAGCCATCCCCGCCGGAATTTCCCGCCTCCGCCACCTCCGCCGACTCGACCTCTCCCACAACCAACTCTCCGGCGAAATACCCGTCGCCGAGCTGACTCGGTTGTCTAAGCTGTTAACTCTGAGGCTCGAGTCCAACTCGCTCACCGGTTTCGGCGGCTCGCCTCCCGACGCGTCCTCTGCTCCGTTCACGGATTTCAATGTGTCCAACAACGAACTCGCCGGGAAGATTCCTCTGTTTCTGGAGAAGTTCGGTGCGGCGTCGTTTTTGGGAAACGAGCAACTCTGCGGGAAGCCGCTGCCGCACGATTGCCCCGATCCGACGGCCGTTAAGCCGCCGTCCCTACCACCGGCCGAACCCGAAGCCAAACCGCACTCGAAACAAGCTGTTCTGATCGGCGTCAGCCTCATGCTTGGGTTTCTGGTGATCGCCGGCGCCGTCACGCGGTGGCGGCAGAGGAAGAGGAGCGATGTTGTTGTTGTCGGCGGCGGGAACCCCAAGGTGGCCAACGGATGCAGTTACGTGAAAAGGCACTACGGGTCCAGGGAATTAAAGAGCGGCGGGTCCCACAGAAACGGTTATGGGCCGCGTGGGCGTAACGGGTCCGTAAGTGGCGGGCCCAGGGAAAGCGATGAGATGGTGGTGCTCGAGGGATGCCACCCTGGTGTTGGGAAGGTGGGCGATCTGCTGAGGGCGTCGGCAGAGCTGCTCGGAAAGGGAAGCGTGGGGGCCACTTACAAGATCATGATGAACGGCTGCGATGACATGGTGGCGGTGAAGAGGGTGAGGGAGAGGAGAGTTCACGGCAAGGAAGTCGAAGCGTGGTTGAGAATTGTGGGCGAATTGAAACACTCGAACATTGTGAGCCTGAGAGCCTACCACAACTCCAACTGCGAGCTTCTTTTGGTGTATGATTTTCTGCCTAACGGAAGCCTACATTCTCTGTTGCACGGGTTTAGAGGACCGGGGAGGACACCGTTGGATTGGAGTACAAGACTGAAACTAGCTTGGGGCTGTGCACAAGGACTTGCTTTCATCCACGGGTGTGAGAAAGGCAAGCTCTATCACGGACACGTTAACTCGTCCAACATTTTAATCGATCGCATGGGGAATGCTTGTGTTGCTGACAATGGCCTCCAACAGCTCTTGGTTGCTCAAAGTTCGTCCTACAATGCCTACAAAGCCCCGGAGTTGATCATGTCGAGTAGTTTTAGTCCTAACAAGTACACTCGCAAGTGCGATGCGTATAGCTTTGGGGTGGTTTTGATGGAGATTTTGACGGGGAGGATGGCGGGCGAGGAAGGAGAAATGAGCTTGGTGGAGTGGGTTAACAGGGCGGTGAAGAAAGAGTGTAGTACATGGGAACTTTTTGATTTCGAGCTGTTGAGTGACAAGGAGATGGAGGAGGAAATGTGGGCGCTTTTGCAGGTGGGATTGCTTTGCACAGCCACGCAGCCTAAAGATCGTCCAACGATGAACATGGTGCGCAATATGATCGAGGACATTAGGAACAAGGGTGTTAGAGAAGATGGGACCAAGTCTATTCTAGATGACATTTCGTTTGatacttcttctccttcacAAAGCACTCCCTGA
- the LOC133738998 gene encoding protein LATERAL ORGAN BOUNDARIES-like encodes MKSPQTCSSCRHNRIKCDPDCWLAPYFPAHVHQKYKKAQQVFGKSYMTKLLKSLHQTPHKRSTAMKNIRAEADIRSADPVGGCYGVVKEQCAVIRRLEREIAEQEEELRRLLSQLGGGGGGGSVNVAMAQPPLATAMYQEQGYNTFQQNLEEQNYNASQGYDQEQGNFAQGFPHVHQEEGNIVLGYRIRQEQTNIDAQSQGYVQAPTHHQQLLPEPNQEQGDIFDFRDEVVVLVPEHDGLEPQPSTQFR; translated from the exons ATGAAGAGCCCCCAGACTTGTTCTTCTTGCAGACACAACAGAATCAAATGCGACCCAGATTGTTGGCTGGCCCCGTACTTCCCTGCCCATGTGCACCAGAAATACAAGAAAGCCCAGCAGGTGTTCGGCAAAAGTTACATGACCAAGTTGCTCAAGAGCCTCCACCAGACCCCTCACAAAAGAAGCACTGCCATGAAGAACATCAGAGCCGAAGCCGATATCCGCAGCGCCGACCCGGTCGGCGGTTGTTATGGTGTTGTGAAGGAGCAATGTGCTGTTATAAGGAGACTGGAGAGGGAGATTGCAGAGCAAGAGGAGGAGCTCCGCCGCTTGCTCAGTCAACttggtggtggaggaggaggagggtctGTTAATGTGGCTATGGCACAACCACCTTTGGCCACCGCCATGTATCAAGAACAGGGCTACAACACTTTTCAGCAGAATCTTGAAGAACAGAATTACAATGCAAGTCAAGGATATGATCAAGAACAGGGCAACTTTGCTCAAGGATTTCCTCATGTTCATCAAGAAGAGGGCAACATTGTTCTAGGATATCGAATTCGACAAGAACAGACTAACATTGATGCTCAAAGTCAAGGATATGTTCAGGCACCCACTCATCATCAACAGCTTCTTCCAGAGCCTAATCAAGAACAGGGCGACATTTTTGATTTCAG GGATGAAGTTGTTGTACTTGTGCCAGAACATGATGGTCTCGAGCCTCAACCCTCGACCCAATTCAGGTGA